From the genome of Parazoarcus communis, one region includes:
- the murC gene encoding UDP-N-acetylmuramate--L-alanine ligase — translation MKHKVKNIHFVGIGGSGMSGIAEVLVNLGFRVSGSDLSESAATRRLKAAGARVVLGHDAANVEAADAVVVSTAVKNDNPEVIAARARHIPVVPRAQMLAELMRLKSGIAIAGTHGKTTTTSLVASILAEGGMDPTFVIGGRLNAAGANARLGKGDFLVAEADESDASFLMLSPVISVVTNIDADHMDTYGHDFARLKQAFVDFLQRLPFYGVAVLCEDDPHVRSIMPLVSKQVVRYGLSETANIRAENIRAENGRMKFDAVRVNGTTSRLPIELNLPGLHNVLNALAAIAVATEVQVPDAAIIKALSEFRGVGRRFQRYGEIALANGGSFTLIDDYGHHPVEMAATIAAARGAFPDRRLVLAFQPHRFTRTRDCFEDFVKVLSTVDALLLSEVYAAGEAPVVAADGRSLARALRVAGKVEPVFIEDVADMPQAMLDLAQDGDVVITMGAGSIGAVPGKLCNSEDQS, via the coding sequence ATGAAGCACAAGGTAAAGAACATTCATTTCGTCGGCATTGGCGGCTCGGGCATGAGCGGCATTGCTGAAGTGCTGGTTAACCTCGGGTTCCGGGTCAGCGGCTCGGATCTGAGCGAAAGCGCAGCGACGCGCCGGCTGAAGGCCGCAGGTGCGCGCGTGGTGCTCGGTCACGACGCGGCCAACGTCGAGGCGGCTGACGCCGTGGTCGTATCCACTGCAGTCAAGAACGACAACCCCGAGGTGATCGCTGCGCGTGCGCGTCACATTCCGGTCGTGCCGCGTGCCCAGATGCTGGCAGAGCTGATGCGGCTCAAGAGCGGCATCGCCATTGCCGGCACCCATGGCAAGACCACGACGACGTCGCTGGTCGCCAGCATTCTTGCCGAAGGCGGGATGGATCCGACCTTTGTCATCGGCGGCCGCCTCAATGCGGCAGGCGCCAATGCACGACTGGGCAAGGGCGACTTTCTGGTGGCCGAGGCCGACGAGTCGGACGCGTCCTTCCTGATGCTGAGCCCGGTGATCTCGGTGGTGACCAACATCGATGCGGATCACATGGATACCTATGGCCACGACTTCGCCCGCCTGAAGCAGGCCTTCGTGGATTTCCTCCAGCGCCTGCCCTTCTACGGTGTGGCCGTGCTGTGCGAGGACGATCCGCACGTGCGCTCGATCATGCCCCTGGTGTCGAAGCAGGTGGTGCGCTACGGGCTGTCGGAGACGGCCAACATCCGTGCCGAGAACATCCGCGCGGAGAACGGGCGGATGAAGTTTGACGCGGTCCGCGTCAATGGCACGACTTCGCGCCTGCCGATCGAACTCAACCTGCCGGGTTTGCACAACGTGCTCAACGCGCTTGCCGCGATTGCGGTCGCAACCGAAGTGCAGGTGCCGGACGCAGCCATCATCAAGGCGCTTTCGGAGTTCCGCGGCGTTGGCCGCCGCTTCCAGCGCTATGGCGAAATCGCACTCGCAAACGGCGGCAGCTTCACCCTGATCGATGACTACGGCCACCATCCGGTCGAGATGGCTGCAACCATTGCAGCCGCGCGCGGCGCCTTCCCCGACCGTCGCCTGGTGCTGGCCTTCCAGCCGCACCGCTTTACCCGCACCCGCGACTGCTTCGAGGATTTCGTCAAGGTGCTGTCGACGGTCGATGCGCTCCTGCTGAGCGAAGTCTATGCCGCCGGCGAAGCGCCGGTCGTGGCGGCCGACGGGCGCAGTCTGGCCCGCGCCCTGCGTGTGGCCGGAAAAGTGGAGCCGGTGTTCATCGAGGATGTCGCCGACATGCCGCAGGCCATGCTCGACCTCGCCCAGGACGGCGATGTGGTCATCACCATGGGTGCCGGCAGCATCGGCGCCGTACCCGGCAAGCTCTGCAACAGCGAGGATCAGTCGTGA
- a CDS encoding D-alanine--D-alanine ligase, translated as MKARFGKVAVLFGGSSAEREVSLMSGAAVLAALQHAGVDAHAFDPAERDLHILKEEGFDRVFIALHGRGGEDGTVQGALELMGIPYTGSGVMASAISMDKWRTKMVWLAAGLPTPRYAILDADTDWAAVVADLGLPIFVKPAHEGSSMGATKVVEAAQLRAAWELAARYDSLVIAEEFVSGQELTAPFLEDRVLPLVRIVAPDGNYDYQNKYFTDVTRYDCPCGLPEAEEQALQALVMKSARVLGCRGWGRADLILTEDGKPYLLEMNTSPGMTGHSLVPMSASVAGLSFEALCLELLKGARLG; from the coding sequence GTGAAGGCGCGCTTCGGAAAGGTCGCAGTGCTGTTCGGCGGCTCGTCCGCCGAGCGTGAGGTATCGCTGATGTCCGGCGCAGCCGTGCTCGCAGCACTGCAGCACGCCGGGGTCGATGCGCACGCTTTCGATCCGGCCGAGCGCGATCTGCACATCCTCAAGGAAGAAGGCTTCGACCGTGTGTTCATCGCCCTGCATGGACGCGGTGGCGAAGACGGCACGGTGCAGGGCGCGCTCGAACTCATGGGTATCCCCTATACCGGCAGCGGCGTCATGGCTTCCGCGATCTCGATGGACAAGTGGCGGACCAAGATGGTGTGGCTGGCGGCCGGTCTGCCCACGCCGCGTTACGCCATTCTTGACGCCGATACCGACTGGGCCGCGGTGGTCGCAGACCTCGGGCTGCCGATTTTCGTCAAGCCCGCGCACGAAGGCTCGAGCATGGGCGCCACCAAGGTGGTCGAGGCCGCTCAGCTCAGGGCCGCATGGGAGCTGGCCGCACGCTACGACAGCCTGGTGATCGCAGAGGAGTTCGTGTCCGGTCAGGAGCTCACCGCTCCCTTCCTCGAGGATCGCGTTCTGCCGCTGGTGCGCATCGTCGCGCCCGATGGCAATTACGACTACCAGAACAAGTACTTTACCGACGTCACCCGCTACGACTGTCCCTGCGGCCTGCCCGAAGCCGAGGAGCAGGCGCTGCAGGCGCTGGTGATGAAGAGCGCACGTGTGCTCGGATGCCGTGGCTGGGGCCGCGCAGACCTGATCCTGACCGAAGACGGCAAGCCCTACCTGCTGGAAATGAATACCTCGCCCGGCATGACCGGGCATTCGCTGGTGCCGATGTCGGCCAGTGTTGCGGGCCTCTCCTTCGAGGCCCTCTGTCTTGAACTGCTCAAGGGAGCCCGCCTTGGCTGA
- a CDS encoding cell division protein FtsQ/DivIB: MAEARMRSAAAPARKAGQRTNARDDRGLWNRPALLDLFSDVLMLFAAIGLGWALVTWFLSRPLFPLRELVVLTPPGQVTEAQLQYVARTAIRGNFFTIELDSVRSAFEKLPWVRRAEVRRRWPDGIELRLEEHQAVAYWTATESGDTRLVNRQGEVFTASSDARMPAFSGPQGSAATLLARYETYSGMLKPMGASLMGLMLSAREAWQLKLDNGVLIVLGREQERVPLEARLKRFVAAWPEVRDSIGLQVAVADLRYPGGFALTPIDAVPVGRNQATKGKK; encoded by the coding sequence TTGGCTGAAGCGCGCATGCGATCCGCTGCAGCACCTGCCCGCAAGGCCGGGCAGCGGACGAACGCGCGCGACGACCGTGGGCTGTGGAATCGTCCGGCATTGCTCGATCTGTTCTCCGACGTGTTGATGCTGTTCGCAGCCATCGGTCTGGGCTGGGCGCTGGTGACATGGTTTCTGTCGCGGCCGCTGTTTCCGCTGCGCGAGCTGGTGGTATTGACCCCGCCGGGACAGGTGACCGAGGCGCAGCTGCAATACGTGGCACGCACGGCGATCCGCGGCAATTTCTTCACCATTGAGCTTGATTCGGTGCGCTCGGCGTTCGAGAAGCTGCCCTGGGTGCGGCGTGCCGAGGTGCGCAGGCGCTGGCCAGACGGCATCGAACTGCGCCTTGAGGAACACCAGGCGGTTGCGTACTGGACGGCGACCGAGAGCGGCGACACGCGTCTGGTCAACCGTCAGGGCGAGGTGTTTACCGCATCGAGCGATGCCCGCATGCCTGCGTTCTCCGGCCCGCAAGGTTCGGCAGCGACGCTGCTGGCGCGCTACGAGACCTACTCCGGAATGCTGAAGCCGATGGGCGCGTCGCTGATGGGCTTGATGTTGTCGGCGCGCGAGGCCTGGCAGCTCAAACTTGATAACGGCGTGCTCATCGTGCTCGGGCGCGAGCAGGAGCGTGTCCCCCTCGAGGCCAGGTTGAAGCGCTTCGTCGCCGCCTGGCCCGAAGTTCGGGACTCCATCGGATTACAGGTCGCCGTGGCGGATCTCCGCTACCCGGGCGGTTTTGCATTGACTCCCATTGATGCCGTGCCGGTCGGCCGGAACCAGGCAACGAAAGGCAAGAAATGA
- the ftsA gene encoding cell division protein FtsA has product MSKDFKELIVGLDIGTSKITCMVAEVRPDGRLNVVGLGTQPTNGLKRGVVVNIEATVDAISRVIQEVELMAECKIHDLYTGIAGSHIKSFNSNGMVAIKDKEVTPMDVERVIEVARAMPIPAEQQILHILTQEFIIDGQGGVREPIGMSGVKLEVKVHIVTGAVSAAQNVVKCVRRCGLEVMDLILQPLASSYAVLTEDEKELGVCMVDIGGGTTDIAVFTQGAIRHTAVIPVAGDQITNDIAMALRTPTSEAEEIKIRHGVAMHTLADPEEMIEVPGVGDRPPRPLSRQRLADVIEPRVSELFELVQAELRRSGYEELLSSGIVLTGGSAVMEGMVELGEDVFHMPVRVGAPQYDGGLADVVCQPRYAAAMGLVIEGAAQRRRGLQARDTRGVKQFFGRMKSWFERNF; this is encoded by the coding sequence ATGAGCAAGGATTTCAAAGAACTGATCGTCGGTCTCGATATCGGCACGTCCAAGATCACCTGCATGGTGGCCGAGGTGCGCCCTGACGGACGACTCAATGTCGTCGGCCTCGGCACGCAGCCGACCAACGGCCTCAAGCGTGGTGTGGTGGTCAATATCGAAGCCACGGTCGATGCGATTTCCCGGGTGATCCAGGAAGTCGAACTGATGGCCGAGTGCAAGATCCATGATCTCTACACCGGCATTGCCGGCAGCCACATCAAGAGCTTCAACTCCAACGGCATGGTGGCGATCAAGGACAAGGAAGTCACGCCGATGGATGTGGAGCGGGTGATCGAGGTCGCGCGTGCGATGCCGATTCCGGCCGAACAGCAGATCCTGCACATCCTCACCCAGGAATTCATCATCGATGGCCAGGGAGGTGTGCGCGAACCGATCGGCATGAGCGGCGTCAAGCTGGAGGTCAAGGTGCACATCGTCACTGGCGCCGTGTCGGCCGCTCAGAACGTGGTCAAGTGCGTGCGTCGCTGCGGGCTCGAGGTCATGGACCTGATCCTGCAGCCGCTGGCGTCGAGCTACGCCGTGCTGACCGAGGACGAGAAGGAACTCGGCGTGTGCATGGTCGATATCGGCGGCGGCACGACCGACATCGCAGTGTTCACCCAGGGTGCCATTCGCCACACGGCGGTGATTCCGGTTGCAGGCGACCAGATCACCAACGACATCGCAATGGCGCTGCGTACGCCGACCTCGGAGGCCGAGGAGATCAAGATCCGCCACGGGGTGGCGATGCACACCCTCGCCGATCCCGAGGAAATGATCGAGGTGCCCGGTGTGGGCGATCGTCCGCCGCGCCCGCTGTCGCGTCAGCGTCTGGCAGATGTGATCGAGCCGCGGGTGTCCGAACTCTTCGAGCTTGTGCAGGCGGAGCTGCGTCGCAGCGGTTACGAAGAGTTGTTGTCGTCGGGCATCGTGCTCACCGGTGGTTCGGCGGTCATGGAAGGCATGGTCGAACTGGGCGAGGACGTGTTCCACATGCCGGTCAGGGTCGGTGCACCGCAGTACGACGGCGGCCTGGCCGACGTGGTGTGTCAGCCGCGCTATGCGGCCGCGATGGGGCTGGTGATCGAAGGCGCAGCGCAGCGCAGGAGAGGCTTGCAGGCGCGCGATACGCGCGGCGTGAAACAGTTTTTCGGACGCATGAAGTCATGGTTCGAGCGAAATTTCTGA
- the ftsZ gene encoding cell division protein FtsZ, translating to MFEIIEKEPVGTIIKVVGVGGAGGNAVDHMIREGVKGVDFISANTDAQALARCLAPTKIQLGVTGLGAGSKPEAGRAAAQESREAIAAALEGAHMCFITGGMGGGTGTGAAPVVAEIAKEMGILAVAVVTKPFDFENRIRVAESGVEELTRHVDSLIVVLNDKLLDVFGDDAGFEECFRSADNVLRSAVGGIAEIINVPGLVNVDFQDVRTAMAEMGRAMMGSAEAAGMDRARIAAEQAAVSPLLEGTELSGARCVLINITASKSLKMSEVRDAVKTVQAFAAPEAFVKYGTVFEDSMEDRIRITVVATGLGTPRATARQPVMQVVQGTGTYGPNSGVDMNNLDVPAVMRSGRRTTVDAMSNNGVGTYDIPAFLRRQAD from the coding sequence ATGTTTGAAATCATTGAGAAAGAGCCGGTTGGAACGATCATCAAGGTGGTCGGCGTGGGTGGCGCCGGCGGGAACGCTGTCGACCACATGATCCGCGAGGGTGTGAAAGGGGTGGATTTCATCTCCGCAAACACCGATGCGCAGGCGCTCGCACGCTGTCTGGCCCCGACCAAGATTCAGCTCGGCGTTACGGGCCTGGGCGCAGGCTCCAAGCCTGAGGCCGGTCGCGCTGCAGCTCAGGAGTCGCGCGAAGCGATCGCCGCCGCACTGGAAGGTGCGCACATGTGTTTCATCACCGGCGGCATGGGTGGTGGTACGGGTACTGGCGCTGCGCCTGTCGTGGCTGAGATCGCCAAGGAGATGGGCATCCTGGCCGTTGCCGTGGTGACCAAGCCCTTCGACTTCGAGAACCGCATTCGTGTGGCCGAGAGCGGTGTCGAGGAACTGACCCGCCACGTGGATTCGCTGATCGTCGTGCTCAACGACAAGCTGCTCGACGTCTTCGGTGACGACGCCGGCTTCGAGGAATGCTTCCGTTCGGCCGACAACGTGCTGCGTTCAGCCGTTGGCGGTATCGCCGAGATCATCAATGTGCCGGGCCTGGTCAACGTCGACTTCCAGGATGTGCGTACCGCGATGGCCGAAATGGGCCGCGCGATGATGGGCTCCGCAGAAGCCGCTGGAATGGACCGTGCGCGGATTGCCGCCGAGCAGGCAGCCGTATCGCCGCTGCTTGAGGGGACCGAGCTCTCCGGCGCACGCTGTGTGCTGATCAACATCACCGCCAGCAAGTCGCTGAAGATGTCCGAAGTGCGCGATGCGGTGAAAACGGTGCAGGCGTTTGCCGCACCGGAAGCCTTCGTCAAGTACGGTACCGTGTTTGAAGACAGCATGGAAGACCGCATCCGCATCACCGTCGTCGCCACCGGTCTCGGTACGCCGCGTGCTACCGCTCGCCAGCCGGTGATGCAGGTGGTGCAGGGTACGGGTACCTACGGCCCGAACAGCGGCGTCGATATGAACAATCTCGACGTGCCTGCCGTGATGCGCAGTGGTCGCCGTACGACCGTCGATGCGATGAGCAACAACGGCGTCGGTACCTACGACATTCCGGCTTTCCTGCGTCGTCAGGCAGACTGA
- the lpxC gene encoding UDP-3-O-acyl-N-acetylglucosamine deacetylase — MIRQRTLKSIVKATGVGLHGGRKVNLVLRPAAPDTGIVFHRVDLDPPLDLPADPYAVCDTRMCSGLEQGGEKVGTVEHLMSALAGLGIDNLHVDVDAPEIPILDGSSGPFVFLLQSAGIEEQSAPKRFMRVKKAVEYREGDKWVRLEPYDGFKLQFSIVFNHPAIDSTSTSVNIDFAEHSYIRDVARARTFGFMQDVEFMRANGLALGGSLDNAIVMDEYRVLNAEGLRYADEFVKHKVLDAIGDLYLCGHPLLAAYSAHKAGHALNNQVLRVLLEDASAWEIVTFEKVAATPAAVVHQFADAALAT; from the coding sequence ATGATCAGGCAGCGAACACTTAAATCGATCGTCAAGGCAACCGGCGTCGGCCTCCACGGCGGACGCAAGGTCAATCTCGTGCTGCGTCCGGCCGCGCCGGACACGGGTATCGTCTTTCACCGCGTCGATCTTGATCCGCCGCTCGATCTGCCTGCCGATCCCTATGCCGTGTGCGATACCCGGATGTGCTCCGGACTGGAGCAGGGCGGTGAGAAAGTGGGTACGGTCGAACACCTGATGTCGGCGCTGGCCGGCCTCGGCATCGACAACCTGCACGTCGATGTCGATGCGCCCGAAATCCCGATTCTCGACGGCAGTTCCGGTCCTTTTGTGTTCCTGTTGCAGTCAGCGGGCATCGAAGAGCAGTCTGCGCCCAAGAGGTTCATGCGGGTCAAGAAGGCGGTTGAGTATCGCGAGGGCGACAAGTGGGTGCGCCTTGAGCCTTACGATGGCTTCAAGCTGCAGTTTTCCATCGTGTTCAACCATCCCGCGATCGACAGTACCTCGACGTCGGTCAATATCGACTTCGCCGAACATTCATACATTCGCGATGTGGCACGGGCCCGCACCTTCGGCTTCATGCAGGACGTCGAATTCATGCGCGCAAACGGCCTGGCGCTGGGCGGCAGCCTCGACAACGCCATCGTGATGGACGAGTACCGCGTGCTCAACGCCGAAGGGCTGCGCTACGCCGACGAGTTCGTCAAGCACAAGGTCCTCGACGCCATCGGCGACCTGTACCTGTGCGGCCATCCGCTGCTCGCCGCCTATTCGGCTCACAAGGCCGGGCATGCATTGAACAACCAGGTGCTGCGCGTTCTGCTCGAAGACGCTTCGGCCTGGGAGATCGTGACCTTCGAAAAAGTAGCCGCTACGCCTGCTGCTGTCGTGCATCAGTTTGCCGACGCCGCGCTGGCGACCTGA
- a CDS encoding DciA family protein, producing the protein MSKLLQRYLGAGNALARLQDHAARLRRLQTVLDGGLPPQFAHACSVVNLKDDVLVIATRGSALAVRLKQMAPSLMDHFLHAGYPLQSIRIKVSTPEETVVQRAPTVRTVSPAAKNQLREFAATLPEDSPLRDALERLARLSRES; encoded by the coding sequence ATGAGCAAGCTCCTGCAACGATACCTTGGCGCCGGCAATGCACTTGCCCGCCTGCAGGACCATGCAGCCCGGCTGCGCCGCCTGCAGACCGTCCTCGACGGCGGCCTGCCCCCCCAGTTCGCGCATGCGTGCAGCGTGGTCAATCTGAAGGATGACGTGCTGGTGATCGCCACCCGTGGCAGCGCCCTTGCAGTGCGCCTCAAGCAGATGGCGCCCTCCCTGATGGACCACTTCCTGCACGCGGGCTACCCGCTGCAGTCGATCAGGATCAAGGTGTCCACGCCCGAGGAGACCGTCGTACAACGCGCACCGACCGTGCGCACGGTGTCACCGGCGGCCAAGAATCAGTTGCGGGAATTTGCTGCGACGCTGCCCGAGGACTCACCGCTGCGCGATGCGCTCGAGCGGCTTGCGCGCCTCAGCAGGGAAAGCTGA
- the secA gene encoding preprotein translocase subunit SecA, with protein MFSGLLKKLFGTRNDRLIRQYSQTVRRINALEPEISALSDEALKGKTAEFRQRVANGETLDALLPEAFAVVREAGKRVHGMRHFDVQLIGGMVLHDGRIAEMRTGEGKTLVATLPAYLNALADKGVHVITVNDYLASRDADWMGRIFGFLGLTTGCNLSRMSHQEKQAAYASDITYGTNNEFGFDYLRDNMVYNTGERVQRKLNFAIVDEVDSILIDEARTPLIISGQAEDHTELYLKMNQVAPLLKKQEGEGDDVTVPGDYTVDLKAHQVLLTEQGHETAEQLLVRTGLLPEGSGLYEPGNILLVHHLYASLRAHALYHKDQHYVVQNGEVVIVDEFTGRLMAGRRWSDGLHQAVEAKEGARIQAENQTLASITFQNYFRMYGKLAGMTGTADTEAFEFHSIYGLETVVIPTNRPAARRDENDKVYRTAKEKWDAVIADIEGCVTRGQPVLVGTTSIETNEYLSGLLNKAKIAHQLLNAKQHDSEAQIVAQAGRPGVVTIATNMAGRGTDIVLGGNIEKPVSLLREDESIPESEKEGRIATLRAEWQKVHEQVCAAGGLHIIGTERHESRRIDNQLRGRSGRQGDPGSSRFYLSLEDPLMKIFAGERLNAIMVRLKMPEGEAIEHAMVTRSLESAQRKVEQRNFDIRKQLLEYDDVSNDQRKVIYQQRNELLESESISDTITAMRQGVVHDTFRLYVPLDTVEEQWDVPALEQALAADFQLKLDVAEWIKAEPSLDDDAILKRILEAAEAAYAAKTATVDPVAWQQFERNVMLQSLDTHWREHLAALDHLRQGIHLRGYAQKNPKQEYKREAFELFETLLDAVRADVSKLLMTVQIRTESQLDEAEPQSDVENVQYHHADYDEALGKAAAGGDAPQPATAGPKVGRNDACPCGSGKKYKHCHGRLS; from the coding sequence ATGTTCTCCGGCCTTCTCAAGAAATTATTCGGTACACGTAACGACCGTCTGATCCGCCAGTATTCGCAGACCGTTCGTCGGATCAATGCTCTGGAGCCCGAGATCTCGGCGCTGTCGGACGAAGCGCTCAAAGGCAAGACTGCCGAGTTCAGGCAGCGTGTAGCAAACGGCGAAACGCTTGATGCGCTGCTGCCCGAGGCTTTTGCCGTGGTGCGCGAAGCGGGCAAGCGGGTGCACGGCATGCGCCACTTCGATGTGCAGCTCATTGGCGGCATGGTGCTGCACGACGGCAGGATTGCCGAAATGCGTACCGGCGAGGGCAAGACCCTGGTCGCCACGCTGCCGGCCTATCTGAATGCGCTCGCCGACAAGGGCGTGCATGTCATCACCGTCAACGATTACCTGGCCAGCCGCGACGCCGACTGGATGGGCCGGATCTTCGGTTTTCTCGGGCTGACCACCGGCTGCAACCTGTCGCGCATGTCGCACCAGGAAAAGCAGGCGGCCTATGCGTCCGATATCACCTACGGCACCAACAACGAATTCGGGTTCGACTACCTGCGCGACAACATGGTGTACAACACCGGCGAACGTGTTCAGCGCAAACTGAACTTCGCCATTGTCGACGAAGTGGACTCGATCCTCATCGACGAAGCGCGCACGCCGCTGATCATCTCCGGCCAGGCCGAAGATCACACCGAGCTGTACCTGAAGATGAACCAGGTTGCGCCGCTGCTGAAAAAGCAGGAAGGCGAAGGCGACGATGTGACCGTGCCGGGCGACTACACGGTCGACCTCAAGGCCCATCAGGTGCTGCTGACCGAGCAGGGGCACGAGACGGCCGAACAGCTGCTGGTGCGCACGGGCCTGCTGCCGGAAGGCAGCGGCCTCTATGAGCCGGGCAACATCCTGCTGGTGCACCATCTCTACGCCTCGCTGCGTGCCCACGCGCTGTATCACAAGGATCAGCACTACGTCGTCCAGAACGGCGAAGTGGTCATCGTCGACGAGTTCACTGGGCGCCTGATGGCGGGCCGGCGCTGGTCCGACGGTCTGCATCAGGCCGTCGAGGCTAAGGAAGGCGCGCGCATCCAAGCCGAGAACCAGACCCTGGCCTCGATCACCTTCCAGAACTACTTCCGCATGTACGGCAAGCTCGCCGGCATGACGGGTACGGCCGACACCGAAGCGTTCGAGTTCCACTCCATCTACGGTCTCGAGACGGTCGTCATTCCGACCAATCGTCCGGCCGCACGGCGCGACGAGAACGACAAGGTCTATCGTACCGCCAAGGAAAAGTGGGATGCGGTGATCGCCGATATCGAAGGCTGCGTCACTCGCGGGCAACCGGTGCTGGTGGGTACGACCTCGATCGAGACCAACGAGTACCTGTCCGGCCTGCTGAACAAGGCCAAGATTGCGCATCAGCTGCTCAACGCCAAGCAGCACGACAGCGAAGCCCAGATCGTCGCTCAGGCCGGCCGTCCCGGTGTGGTGACGATTGCCACCAACATGGCCGGTCGCGGTACCGACATCGTGCTGGGCGGCAATATCGAGAAGCCGGTGTCCTTGCTGCGTGAAGACGAGAGCATTCCGGAAAGCGAGAAGGAGGGCCGCATCGCCACCTTGCGTGCGGAGTGGCAGAAGGTGCATGAGCAGGTCTGTGCCGCGGGCGGTCTTCACATCATCGGCACCGAGCGCCACGAGTCGCGTCGTATCGACAATCAGCTGCGCGGCCGTTCGGGCCGTCAGGGCGACCCGGGTTCGAGCCGTTTCTACCTCTCGCTTGAAGATCCGCTGATGAAGATCTTCGCCGGCGAGCGCCTGAACGCGATCATGGTCCGCCTCAAGATGCCTGAAGGCGAGGCCATCGAGCATGCAATGGTCACCCGCTCGCTGGAATCTGCGCAGCGCAAGGTCGAGCAGCGCAACTTCGATATCCGCAAGCAGCTGCTCGAGTACGACGACGTCTCCAACGATCAGCGCAAGGTGATCTACCAGCAGCGCAACGAGCTGCTCGAGAGCGAGAGCATCTCCGACACGATCACCGCGATGCGCCAGGGCGTTGTGCATGACACCTTCCGCCTCTACGTGCCGCTGGACACCGTGGAAGAGCAGTGGGACGTGCCCGCGCTGGAGCAGGCGCTCGCGGCGGACTTCCAGCTCAAGCTGGACGTGGCCGAGTGGATCAAGGCCGAGCCGAGCCTGGATGACGACGCGATTCTGAAGCGCATTCTCGAAGCGGCCGAAGCCGCCTATGCCGCCAAGACCGCGACGGTCGATCCGGTGGCGTGGCAGCAGTTCGAGCGCAATGTGATGCTGCAAAGCCTCGATACCCACTGGCGGGAGCACCTTGCGGCGCTGGATCACCTGCGTCAGGGCATCCATCTGCGCGGGTATGCGCAGAAGAACCCCAAGCAGGAATACAAGCGCGAAGCGTTCGAACTGTTCGAGACCCTGCTCGATGCGGTCCGTGCCGATGTCAGCAAGCTGCTGATGACGGTGCAGATTCGTACCGAATCGCAGCTCGATGAGGCCGAACCGCAGTCGGACGTCGAGAACGTGCAGTATCACCACGCCGATTACGACGAGGCACTTGGCAAGGCCGCAGCGGGCGGCGATGCCCCGCAGCCGGCCACGGCCGGGCCGAAGGTCGGGCGCAACGATGCATGCCCCTGCGGATCGGGCAAGAAGTACAAACACTGTCACGGCAGGCTGAGCTGA